A part of Silurus meridionalis isolate SWU-2019-XX chromosome 18, ASM1480568v1, whole genome shotgun sequence genomic DNA contains:
- the heca gene encoding headcase protein homolog isoform X1: protein MPSQKSNKGKRSKRTNSSGDEQENGASAGAAGGAGGGGGGGAAGGAGAGGGGGGGGSGSVGGGSSALVGATAAPPSDKREAACATPLVCSLGRAVDLDKDDYQRVLCNSEHCPYGNWMHLQCFYEWESSILVQFNCIGRARSWNEKQCRQNMWTKKGYDLAFRFCSCRCGQGHLKKDTDWYQVKRMQDERKKKVVTEKSSAKASGGVPGGGGGVEALEDLKKSKSSNKLPHRGSNQDLSRRQSVDRQNSQERSHPVTSMGASLIVRSPTDSPGQSPPLGFSFFTPQSIGAPRSSRHLGEFLKNAVHMEGNRKHLLVGHVASRGSLQTDQGAGALCLPRLTQGDGTPVQFLRRLDLSELLAHIPRHKLNTYHVRMEDDAQAGQGEDLRKFILSALSASHRNVVHCALCHRMLPIFEQFPLVDGTLFLSPSRHDEIEYDVPCHLQGRLMHLYAICVDCLEGVHKIVCIKCKSRWDGSWHQLGTMYTYDILAASPCCQARLNCKHCGKPVIDVRVGMQYFSEYSNVQQCPHCGNLDYHFVKPFSSFKVLEAY, encoded by the exons atgccgAGCCAGAAGAGCAACAAGGGGAAGAGGAGCAAGCGCACTAACAGTAGTGGAGATGAGCAGGAAAATGGAGCCTCTGCAGGAGCAGCAGGAggagctggaggaggaggaggaggaggagcagcaggaggagctggagctggaggaggaggtggaggtggtggaagCGGAAGCGTAGGAGGAGGAAGCTCTGCGTTAGTAGGAGCCACAGCCGCTCCACCGAGCGATAAACGAG AAGCGGCATGTGCGACGCCACTCGTGTGCAGTTTGGGCCGTGCCGTCGACCTTGATAAGGATGACTACCAGCGGGTCTTGTGCAACAGCGAGCACTGTCCTTATGGCAACTGGATGCACCTTCAGTGCTTTTACGAGTGGGAAAGCAGCATCCTGGTGCAGTTCAACTGCATCGGCCGCGCGCGTAGCTGGAACGAGAAGCAGTGCCGGCAGAACATGTGGACCAAGAAGGGCTACGACCTGGCCTTTCGCTTCTGCTCCTGTCGCTGCGGTCAGGGCCACTTGAAGAAAGACACCGACTGGTACCAGGTCAAGCGCATGCAGGACGAGCGCAAGAAGAAGGTGGTGACTGAGAAAAGTAGCGCTAAGGCCAGCGGAGGTGTGCCAGGTGGAGGAGGCGGAGTGGAGGCTTTAGAGGATCTAAAGAAAAGCAAGTCGTCCAACAAACTTCCCCACCGCGGCTCCAACCAGGACCTTTCCCGCCGCCAATCGGTGGATCGGCAGAACTCTCAAGAAAGGAGCCACCCGGTTACCAGCATGGGGGCGAGCCTGATTGTGCGCTCGCCCACCGACTCCCCCGGCCAGTCCCCACCCCTCGGCTTCTCGTTCTTCACGCCTCAATCCATCGGCGCCCCGCGCAGTTCGCGGCACCTGGGTGAGTTCCTTAAAAACGCTGTGCACATGGAAGGCAACAGGAAGCACTTGCTGGTGGGACATGTGGCCAGTCGGGGAAGTCTTCAAACGGATCAAGGGGCTGGCGCTTTGTGCCTCCCCCGACTCACTCAGGGCGACGGCACGCCGGTGCAGTTCTTGCGGAGGCTGGACCTCTCCGAGCTGCTGGCGCACATCCCGCGGCACAAGCTCAACACCTACCACGTGCGCATGGAGGACGACGCTCAGGCCGGGCAGGGCGAGGACTTGAGGAAGTTCATCCTCTCTGCGCTCAGCGCGAGCCACCGCAACGTGGTCCATTGCGCCCTGTGCCACCGCATGCTGCCCATCTTTGAGCAGTTCCCGCTGGTGGATGGAACGCTGTTTCTCAGCCCATCTCGGCACGACGAGATCGAGTATGATGTCCCGTGTCACTTACAAG GGAGGCTGATGCACCTGTATGCCATCTGCGTGGACTGTCTGGAGGGCGTGCACAAAATCGTGTGTATAAAGTGCAAATCCCGATGGGACGGAAGCTGGCACCAGTTGGGTACTATGTATACCTACGACATTCTGGCTGCTTCACCTTGCTGTCAG gccaGACTAAACTGTAAGCACTGTGGGAAGCCTGTAATCGATGTGCGAGTGGGGATGCAGTATTTCTCTGAGTACAGTAACGTACAGCAGTGTCCTCACTGCGGAAACCTTGACTATCACTTCGTCAAGCCGTTCTCCTCCTTCAAAGTCCTCGAGGCTTATTGA
- the heca gene encoding headcase protein homolog isoform X2 codes for MLSDSIDIGTIMKVRGRRRQALSDLTSWNREAACATPLVCSLGRAVDLDKDDYQRVLCNSEHCPYGNWMHLQCFYEWESSILVQFNCIGRARSWNEKQCRQNMWTKKGYDLAFRFCSCRCGQGHLKKDTDWYQVKRMQDERKKKVVTEKSSAKASGGVPGGGGGVEALEDLKKSKSSNKLPHRGSNQDLSRRQSVDRQNSQERSHPVTSMGASLIVRSPTDSPGQSPPLGFSFFTPQSIGAPRSSRHLGEFLKNAVHMEGNRKHLLVGHVASRGSLQTDQGAGALCLPRLTQGDGTPVQFLRRLDLSELLAHIPRHKLNTYHVRMEDDAQAGQGEDLRKFILSALSASHRNVVHCALCHRMLPIFEQFPLVDGTLFLSPSRHDEIEYDVPCHLQGRLMHLYAICVDCLEGVHKIVCIKCKSRWDGSWHQLGTMYTYDILAASPCCQARLNCKHCGKPVIDVRVGMQYFSEYSNVQQCPHCGNLDYHFVKPFSSFKVLEAY; via the exons ATGCTCTCTGATTCCATTGATATAGGAACGATAATGAAGGTCAGAGGCAGGAGACGGCAGGCTTTATCTGATCTCACGAGCTGGAATAGGG AAGCGGCATGTGCGACGCCACTCGTGTGCAGTTTGGGCCGTGCCGTCGACCTTGATAAGGATGACTACCAGCGGGTCTTGTGCAACAGCGAGCACTGTCCTTATGGCAACTGGATGCACCTTCAGTGCTTTTACGAGTGGGAAAGCAGCATCCTGGTGCAGTTCAACTGCATCGGCCGCGCGCGTAGCTGGAACGAGAAGCAGTGCCGGCAGAACATGTGGACCAAGAAGGGCTACGACCTGGCCTTTCGCTTCTGCTCCTGTCGCTGCGGTCAGGGCCACTTGAAGAAAGACACCGACTGGTACCAGGTCAAGCGCATGCAGGACGAGCGCAAGAAGAAGGTGGTGACTGAGAAAAGTAGCGCTAAGGCCAGCGGAGGTGTGCCAGGTGGAGGAGGCGGAGTGGAGGCTTTAGAGGATCTAAAGAAAAGCAAGTCGTCCAACAAACTTCCCCACCGCGGCTCCAACCAGGACCTTTCCCGCCGCCAATCGGTGGATCGGCAGAACTCTCAAGAAAGGAGCCACCCGGTTACCAGCATGGGGGCGAGCCTGATTGTGCGCTCGCCCACCGACTCCCCCGGCCAGTCCCCACCCCTCGGCTTCTCGTTCTTCACGCCTCAATCCATCGGCGCCCCGCGCAGTTCGCGGCACCTGGGTGAGTTCCTTAAAAACGCTGTGCACATGGAAGGCAACAGGAAGCACTTGCTGGTGGGACATGTGGCCAGTCGGGGAAGTCTTCAAACGGATCAAGGGGCTGGCGCTTTGTGCCTCCCCCGACTCACTCAGGGCGACGGCACGCCGGTGCAGTTCTTGCGGAGGCTGGACCTCTCCGAGCTGCTGGCGCACATCCCGCGGCACAAGCTCAACACCTACCACGTGCGCATGGAGGACGACGCTCAGGCCGGGCAGGGCGAGGACTTGAGGAAGTTCATCCTCTCTGCGCTCAGCGCGAGCCACCGCAACGTGGTCCATTGCGCCCTGTGCCACCGCATGCTGCCCATCTTTGAGCAGTTCCCGCTGGTGGATGGAACGCTGTTTCTCAGCCCATCTCGGCACGACGAGATCGAGTATGATGTCCCGTGTCACTTACAAG GGAGGCTGATGCACCTGTATGCCATCTGCGTGGACTGTCTGGAGGGCGTGCACAAAATCGTGTGTATAAAGTGCAAATCCCGATGGGACGGAAGCTGGCACCAGTTGGGTACTATGTATACCTACGACATTCTGGCTGCTTCACCTTGCTGTCAG gccaGACTAAACTGTAAGCACTGTGGGAAGCCTGTAATCGATGTGCGAGTGGGGATGCAGTATTTCTCTGAGTACAGTAACGTACAGCAGTGTCCTCACTGCGGAAACCTTGACTATCACTTCGTCAAGCCGTTCTCCTCCTTCAAAGTCCTCGAGGCTTATTGA
- the ptrhd1 gene encoding putative peptidyl-tRNA hydrolase PTRHD1 produces the protein MAASSSSGATKRLVQYVVVRSDLIHGLSWPLGAVITQACHAATAVIHVNYSDPDTQEYLADLDNMHKVVLQATDEASLTQLSRMLSEHGVAHKLWTEQPENFPTCLALKPYPKDSVHHLLKKFKLFK, from the exons ATGGCGGCCTCCAGCAGCAGCGGTGCCACCAAGCGCCTAGTGCAGTACGTCGTCGTTCGTTCGGATTTAATACACGGCTTGTCGTGGCCTCTGGGAGCGGTTATAACGCAGGCATGTCACGCCGCCACCGCCGTCATTCACGTGAACTACAGCGACCCGGACACGCAGGAATACCTGGCCGACCTGGACAACATGCACAAAGTGGTGCTGCAG GCAACAGATGAAGCGAGTCTGACTCAGTTATCCAGGATGCTTAGCGAACACGGCGTCGCGCACAAACTGTGGACGGAGCAGCCGGAGAACTTTCCCACCTGCCTGGCCCTGAAGCCGTACCCGAAGGACTCGGTACATCATCTTCTGAAAAAATTCAAGCTTTTCAAATAA